One genomic window of Methanosarcina acetivorans C2A includes the following:
- the eif1A gene encoding translation initiation factor eIF-1A, producing the protein MADLKKPTSRATPSTEETFTRVRTPRRENNEILATVESLLGANRLRLRCMDGVVRMGRIPGSMKKKTWIREGDVVIVVPWEFQNEKADVIWKYTRPQVDWLERKGYLKG; encoded by the coding sequence CTGGCAGACTTAAAGAAACCTACATCAAGAGCCACCCCCAGCACAGAAGAAACATTTACAAGAGTACGCACACCGCGCAGGGAAAATAACGAAATTCTGGCAACCGTTGAAAGCCTCCTTGGTGCAAATCGCCTCAGGCTTCGCTGTATGGACGGAGTCGTCCGCATGGGGAGAATCCCCGGTTCGATGAAAAAGAAGACCTGGATTAGAGAAGGAGACGTTGTCATTGTAGTGCCATGGGAGTTCCAGAATGAAAAGGCAGACGTGATATGGAAATACACAAGGCCGCAGGTAGACTGGCTCGAGAGAAAAGGATACCTGAAAGGGTAA